A single genomic interval of Arachis duranensis cultivar V14167 chromosome 7, aradu.V14167.gnm2.J7QH, whole genome shotgun sequence harbors:
- the LOC107457762 gene encoding protein phosphatase 2C 37, with protein MAGICCGVVGDGENPATIEPTSSRPLARRSLDLLPLKYIADMAVPPPEGSRKRQKLDLSASPARECENAVESSKSNPSKLKEELNIKKESTNHEASSSSEVPTLISKEKNEVVEECPKYGVTSVCGRRRDMEDAVSVRPSFCQVQNGTNTNDQNDVPFHFFGVYDGHGCSHVATMCKERLHGIVKDEIGKSQENFEWKSAMEKSFTRMDDEVQSWSHSNQTSTCRCELQTPHCDAVGSTAVVAVVTPEKIVVSNCGDSRAVLCRNGVAIPLSSDHKPDRPDELLRVQNAGGRVIYWDGPRVLGVLAMSRAIGDNYLKPYVISEPEVTVTDRSEADECLILASDGLWDVVSNDTACGVARMCLKAQKLPSPPGSPGRDVAADGSDKACSDASILLTKLALARHSSDNVSVVVVDLRRDQRQQQS; from the exons ATGGCTGGGATTTGTTGTGGTGTTGTTGGTGACGGAGAGAATCCAGCTACAATTGAGCCAACTTCTTCACGGCCTTTAGCTCGCCGGAGTTTGGACCTCCTGCCGTTGAAATACATTGCCGACATGGCGGTTCCGCCGCCCGAGGGCAGCCGTAAGCGGCAGAAGCTGGATCTCTCTGCCTCTCCGGCGAGGGAGTGCGAGAACGCAGTTGAGAGTTCCAAATCAAACCCTAGTAAACTCAAAGAAGAGCTTAACATCAAGAAGGAATCAACAAATCACGAAGCAAGTAGCAGTTCGGAAGTACCAACGTTAATTTCTAAGGAGAAAAACGAGGTTGTTGAAGAGTGTCCCAAGTACGGAGTCACATCGGTATGTGGCAGGAGGAGGGACATGGAAGACGCAGTTTCGGTGCGTCCCTCCTTCTGCCAAGTTCAAAACGGCACAAACACAAACGATCAAAACGACGTGCCGTTTCACTTCTTCGGTGTATATGACGGTCATGGATGTTCACAT GTTGCAACTATGTGCAAGGAGAGGCTTCACGGGATTGTGAAAGATGAGATTGGAAAATCTCAAGAGAACTTTGAATGGAAATCCGCCATGGAGAAAAGCTTCACTCGCATGGACGACGAGGTTCAAAGCTGGAGCCATAGCAATCAAACCTCCACCTGCAGGTGCGAGCTCCAAACACCTCACTGCGACGCCGTCGGCTCCACTGCCGTCGTCGCCGTTGTCACGCCGGAGAAAATCGTCGTCTCCAACTGCGGCGACTCTCGCGCCGTTCTCTGCCGCAACGGTGTTGCCATCCCCCTCTCCAGTGATCACAAG CCGGACCGACCGGACGAGTTGCTCCGAGTCCAAAACGCCGGTGGGCGCGTGATCTATTGGGACGGTCCAAGAGTGCTTGGGGTGCTGGCCATGTCAAGAGCCATAG GTGATAACTATTTGAAGCCTTATGTGATTTCGGAACCGGAGGTGACGGTTACGGATCGGAGTGAGGCGGATGAGTGTTTGATTCTGGCGAGTGATGGGCTTTGGGATGTTGTTTCTAACGACACGGCGTGTGGGGTGGCCAGGATGTGTCTGAAGGCGCAGAAGCTGCCGTCGCCGCCGGGGTCTCCGGGGAGGGATGTGGCGGCGGATGGATCTGACAAGGCGTGCTCCGACGCTTCGATTCTTCTGACGAAGCTGGCTTTGGCGAGGCACAGCTCCGACAATGTTAGCGTGGTGGTGGTTGATTTGAGGAGGGATCAACGTCAACAACAAagttga